A single Fusobacterium hominis DNA region contains:
- the tnpB gene encoding IS200/IS605 family element RNA-guided endonuclease TnpB has translation MKQLKAYKFRIYPSEEQKIFFSKTFGCVRLVYNLMLNDRIKAYEESKGNPDKKIKYPTPAKYKKDYEFLKEVDSLALANAQINLDKAYKNFFRDKSIGFPKFKSKKNPVQSYTTNNQKGTVNIFEKWLKIPKLKELIKIKVHRKIEGIIKSVTISRNGSGKYFISLLCETDIQELPKTNSSVGIDLGIKDMAILSTGEKIKNLKFRKQLEDKLKREQRKLSKRFLIAKKINKKLNEARNYQKQRIKVAKIHEKIMNMRTDFLNKLSTYIIKNHDIICIEDLNTKGLLHNHKLSKSIADVSWASFVNKLEYKAKWYGKEIIKIDKLYPSSQICSVCGHRDGKKTLDIREWTCLICHTHHDRDINAAKNILAEGLRIRQAV, from the coding sequence GCGAAGAACAAAAGATATTTTTTAGTAAAACTTTTGGTTGTGTTCGTCTTGTCTATAATCTTATGCTAAATGATAGAATCAAAGCATATGAAGAAAGTAAAGGTAATCCTGATAAAAAAATAAAATATCCAACTCCTGCAAAATATAAAAAAGATTATGAATTTCTAAAAGAAGTTGATAGTCTTGCTCTTGCTAATGCTCAAATTAACTTAGATAAAGCATATAAAAACTTTTTTAGAGATAAATCTATAGGTTTTCCTAAGTTCAAATCTAAGAAGAATCCAGTACAAAGCTATACAACTAATAATCAAAAAGGAACTGTAAATATTTTTGAAAAATGGTTAAAAATTCCTAAACTTAAAGAATTAATAAAAATCAAAGTGCATAGAAAAATAGAGGGGATAATAAAATCTGTTACTATCTCGCGTAATGGAAGTGGTAAGTATTTTATCTCTTTGTTATGTGAAACAGATATTCAGGAATTACCAAAAACTAATTCATCAGTAGGAATTGATTTAGGTATTAAAGATATGGCTATTCTTTCTACTGGAGAAAAAATAAAAAATCTTAAATTTAGAAAACAATTAGAAGACAAACTAAAAAGAGAACAAAGAAAACTTTCTAAAAGATTTCTAATTGCTAAAAAAATAAATAAAAAATTAAACGAAGCTAGAAATTATCAAAAACAAAGAATTAAAGTAGCTAAAATACACGAAAAAATTATGAATATGAGAACAGATTTCTTAAATAAGCTAAGTACATATATTATCAAAAACCACGATATTATCTGTATTGAAGACTTAAATACAAAAGGATTACTTCATAATCATAAATTATCAAAATCTATAGCTGATGTATCTTGGGCTAGTTTTGTAAATAAACTTGAGTATAAGGCGAAATGGTATGGCAAAGAAATAATAAAAATAGATAAACTATATCCATCAAGTCAAATCTGCTCTGTATGTGGTCATAGGGATGGCAAAAAAACTCTCGATATAAGAGAGTGGACTTGTCTAATTTGTCATACTCATCACGATAGAGATATAAACGCCGCTAAAAATATATTGGCTGAAGGTCTAAGAATAAGACAAGCAGTCTAA